In Massilia violaceinigra, one DNA window encodes the following:
- the rfbF gene encoding glucose-1-phosphate cytidylyltransferase: MKAVILAGGLGTRILEESHLKPKPMIEIGGKPMLWHIMKVFSHHGVNEFIICVGYKGYLIKEFFSNYFLHMSDVTFDMQKNRMEVHERHAEPWRVTLVDTGADTLTGGRLKRVREYLEPGKPFCFTYGDGVADIDIAAEIAFHRAHGRLATVAAVQPPGRYGALVRQGDAVSAFMEKPQGDGGWINGGFFVLQPDVVDLIDGDDCSWEVEPMQTLAAQNQLMAYEHAGFWQPMDTLREKNMLEDMWQSGTAPWKVWA, encoded by the coding sequence ATGAAAGCCGTCATCCTGGCCGGCGGCCTGGGCACCCGCATTCTCGAAGAAAGCCATCTCAAGCCGAAGCCGATGATCGAAATCGGCGGCAAGCCGATGCTGTGGCACATCATGAAAGTGTTCTCGCACCACGGCGTGAACGAATTCATCATCTGCGTCGGCTACAAGGGTTACCTGATCAAGGAATTCTTTTCCAACTACTTCCTGCACATGTCGGACGTCACCTTCGACATGCAGAAAAACCGCATGGAAGTGCACGAACGCCACGCCGAACCGTGGCGCGTGACCCTGGTCGACACGGGCGCGGACACCCTCACCGGCGGACGCCTCAAGCGCGTGCGCGAATACCTGGAACCGGGCAAACCGTTCTGCTTCACCTATGGCGATGGCGTGGCCGACATCGACATCGCGGCCGAAATCGCCTTTCACCGCGCCCACGGACGCCTGGCCACGGTGGCCGCCGTGCAGCCGCCCGGGCGCTACGGCGCGCTGGTGCGCCAGGGCGACGCCGTGAGCGCCTTCATGGAAAAGCCGCAGGGCGATGGCGGCTGGATCAATGGCGGCTTTTTCGTGCTGCAACCGGACGTGGTCGACCTGATCGATGGCGACGATTGCAGCTGGGAAGTGGAACCCATGCAAACGCTGGCCGCGCAAAACCAGCTGATGGCGTATGAGCACGCCGGTTTCTGGCAACCGATGGACACCCTGCGCGAAAAGAACATGCTCGAAGATATGTGGCAGTCCGGCACGGCGCCGTGGAAGGTGTGGGCGTGA
- a CDS encoding DegT/DnrJ/EryC1/StrS family aminotransferase → MIPVFKPLIEKEEIDASRESLEMGWLGMGSYVSGFENKVKEILGTEERYVAALSTGTAGLHVALLIAGVGPGDEVIVSSFNCSADFQAISWVGAEIVFCDCLDDTLAIDMKQAAKLVTPKTKAIIVMDYDCILCDHDEIAEFAATHKLRVIHDAAHSFGSKYKGKPVGSFSDICVFSHDPVKTITCLDGGTIVVKTREELAMVHELRLLGMQQPASVMYQNQRAWTFDVERVGYRYHMLNMHAAIGLAQLSKLALIASSRRDACIKYNALLAGVTQVRTPLTDFADVTPFLYYIRVPAEDRDDLRKFLKENGVDTGIHWQPGHWFSLWKNCRAGDLSVTDRVGNEILSLPLHSRMDLALVDEVCRQIGLYFAGKAVAGTPAAGKPA, encoded by the coding sequence ATGATCCCCGTATTTAAGCCGCTGATCGAAAAAGAAGAAATCGACGCCAGCCGCGAATCGCTCGAAATGGGCTGGCTCGGCATGGGCAGCTACGTGTCCGGTTTTGAAAACAAGGTCAAGGAGATCCTGGGCACGGAAGAGCGCTACGTGGCCGCCTTGAGCACGGGCACCGCCGGACTGCACGTGGCCTTGCTCATCGCCGGGGTCGGTCCGGGCGATGAGGTCATCGTGTCTTCCTTTAACTGCTCGGCCGACTTCCAGGCCATTTCGTGGGTGGGCGCCGAGATCGTCTTCTGCGACTGCCTCGACGACACCCTGGCAATCGACATGAAACAGGCGGCCAAGCTCGTCACGCCTAAGACAAAAGCCATCATCGTCATGGATTACGATTGCATCCTCTGCGATCACGATGAAATCGCAGAATTTGCAGCCACGCACAAGCTACGCGTGATCCACGATGCCGCGCATTCCTTCGGGTCCAAGTACAAGGGCAAACCGGTCGGCAGCTTTTCCGACATCTGCGTGTTCAGCCACGACCCGGTGAAAACCATCACCTGCCTCGACGGCGGCACGATCGTGGTGAAAACCAGGGAAGAACTGGCGATGGTGCACGAACTGCGCCTGCTCGGCATGCAGCAGCCGGCCTCGGTCATGTACCAGAACCAGCGCGCCTGGACCTTCGACGTCGAGCGGGTCGGCTACCGCTATCACATGCTCAATATGCACGCCGCCATCGGGCTGGCCCAGTTGTCCAAGCTTGCGCTGATCGCCAGCAGCCGGCGCGACGCCTGCATCAAATACAACGCGCTGCTGGCCGGCGTGACGCAGGTGCGTACCCCGCTGACCGACTTTGCCGACGTCACCCCCTTCCTGTACTACATCCGCGTGCCGGCCGAGGACCGCGACGACCTGCGCAAGTTCTTGAAGGAAAACGGCGTCGACACCGGCATTCACTGGCAGCCGGGCCACTGGTTTTCGCTCTGGAAAAACTGCCGCGCGGGCGACCTGAGCGTGACCGACCGGGTCGGCAATGAAATCCTGTCCCTGCCGCTGCACTCGCGCATGGATCTGGCCCTGGTCGATGAAGTGTGCCGCCAGATCGGCCTGTATTTTGCCGGAAAAGCGGTCGCCGGGACGCCGGCCGCCGGGAAACCGGCATGA
- a CDS encoding response regulator, whose protein sequence is MTDKAIIRVFIADDHAIVREGLKQILAESPDIIVAGEAEDGIDAIKHVRKAKCHVMLLDISLPDRSGIEVLKLVKKEHPELAVLMLSMHREDQYAIRSLKAGAAGYLTKQSAPRELVTAIRQVASGQKYVSAALAQELASAVGENHDTPLHDSLSDREYQTLTMIASGKTVGAIAKELSLSVKTISEYRSRLLVKMKLKNSAELTHYAIKNQLIE, encoded by the coding sequence ATGACCGACAAAGCCATCATCCGGGTCTTCATCGCCGACGATCATGCGATCGTGCGCGAAGGCTTGAAACAAATCCTGGCCGAGTCGCCCGACATCATCGTCGCCGGCGAAGCCGAAGACGGGATCGACGCGATCAAGCATGTGCGCAAGGCCAAGTGCCACGTCATGCTGCTCGACATTTCCCTGCCCGACCGCAGCGGCATCGAGGTGCTCAAGCTGGTCAAGAAGGAGCATCCCGAACTGGCCGTGCTGATGCTGTCGATGCACCGCGAAGACCAGTACGCGATCCGCTCGCTCAAGGCCGGCGCGGCCGGCTACCTGACCAAGCAGAGCGCCCCGCGCGAACTGGTCACCGCCATCCGCCAGGTCGCCAGCGGGCAAAAGTACGTCAGCGCGGCCCTGGCCCAGGAACTGGCCAGCGCGGTCGGCGAGAACCACGACACGCCGCTGCACGACAGCTTGTCGGACCGCGAATACCAGACCCTGACCATGATCGCTTCCGGCAAGACGGTGGGGGCGATCGCCAAGGAATTGTCGCTGTCGGTAAAGACCATCAGCGAATACCGCTCGCGCCTGCTTGTCAAGATGAAACTGAAGAACAGTGCCGAATTGACGCACTATGCGATCAAAAACCAGTTGATCGAATAA
- the rfbC gene encoding dTDP-4-dehydrorhamnose 3,5-epimerase, with product MQFHPTPLAGAFLIDIEPVEDQRGLFARTVCEDEFARHGLVGRFVQQSVSWNPHAGTLRGLHFQIAPDQEIKLVRVTRGAIFDAIVDLRPGSATYGKAFHTELSAGNRRQLYIPAGMAHGFQSLEADTEVLYQMSAPFRPASARGLRWDDPALNIPWPVCASRKISDNDRAWPTLAARTLALTLNL from the coding sequence ATGCAATTTCACCCTACCCCGCTGGCCGGCGCCTTCCTCATCGACATCGAACCCGTCGAAGACCAGCGCGGCCTGTTTGCCCGCACTGTCTGCGAGGACGAGTTCGCGCGGCACGGGCTGGTGGGCCGGTTCGTGCAGCAAAGCGTTTCATGGAATCCGCACGCGGGTACCCTGCGCGGGCTGCATTTCCAGATCGCGCCCGACCAGGAAATCAAGCTGGTGCGGGTGACGCGCGGTGCCATATTCGACGCCATCGTCGACCTGCGGCCGGGCTCTGCGACCTACGGCAAGGCCTTCCACACCGAACTGTCGGCAGGGAACCGCCGCCAGTTGTATATTCCCGCCGGCATGGCGCATGGTTTTCAAAGCCTGGAAGCGGACACCGAAGTCCTCTACCAGATGAGTGCGCCGTTCCGCCCCGCCTCCGCGCGCGGCCTGCGCTGGGACGATCCGGCGCTGAACATTCCCTGGCCCGTGTGCGCATCGCGCAAGATTTCCGACAATGACCGGGCCTGGCCGACCTTGGCCGCCCGCACCCTCGCCCTGACCCTGAACCTTTAA
- a CDS encoding class I SAM-dependent methyltransferase, which yields MNSPARSCRACGTALHHSFADLGLSPVSNAFVEQDKAAEGEMFYPLHAMVCDHCWLVQLADATRAELHFHANYVYFSSFSSSWLAHARAYVEQMTARLGLNGASRVMEIASNDGYLLQYFQQAGIPCLGIEPSGNTAAAARARGIDTRELFFNRATASTLAAEGEQVDLLLGNNVLAHVPDLNDFVGAMPAVMKPEAVVTLEFPHLLRLIADQQFDTIYHEHYSYLSLLALMPVFARAGLRVFDIEHLPTHGGSLRVHACLQTASHPTTAQVEACLALEQEAGLARLDTYAGFGERMRATRRALQRFLIDAKDEGKTIAAYGAAAKGNTLLNYCGIGADIIDYVVDSNPAKQGRLLPGSRIPVRAPEAVYETQPDYLLILPWNIKEELMSQMAGIRGWGGQFLLANPHIHVVA from the coding sequence ATGAACAGTCCCGCCCGCTCCTGCCGCGCCTGCGGCACCGCTCTCCACCACAGCTTTGCCGACCTGGGCCTCTCGCCCGTCTCGAACGCCTTTGTCGAGCAGGACAAAGCGGCCGAGGGCGAGATGTTCTACCCCCTGCACGCCATGGTGTGCGACCACTGCTGGCTGGTGCAACTGGCCGACGCCACCCGCGCCGAACTGCACTTCCACGCCAACTACGTCTATTTTTCCTCGTTTTCGAGCAGCTGGCTGGCCCACGCGCGCGCCTACGTGGAACAGATGACGGCGCGCCTCGGGCTGAACGGGGCCAGCCGCGTGATGGAAATTGCCAGCAACGATGGCTATCTGCTGCAGTATTTCCAGCAGGCCGGCATTCCCTGCCTCGGCATCGAACCGAGCGGCAACACGGCGGCGGCGGCGCGCGCGCGCGGCATCGACACGCGCGAACTGTTCTTCAACCGCGCCACGGCAAGCACGCTCGCTGCCGAGGGCGAACAGGTCGACCTTTTACTGGGCAACAACGTGCTGGCCCACGTGCCCGACCTCAACGATTTTGTGGGCGCCATGCCGGCCGTGATGAAACCCGAGGCGGTGGTCACGCTGGAGTTTCCCCATCTGCTGCGCCTGATCGCCGACCAGCAGTTCGACACGATTTACCACGAACACTATTCCTACCTGTCCCTGCTGGCGCTGATGCCCGTGTTCGCGCGCGCCGGCCTGCGCGTATTCGACATCGAACATCTCCCGACCCACGGCGGCAGCCTGCGCGTGCACGCCTGCTTGCAAACGGCATCGCACCCGACCACGGCGCAGGTCGAGGCCTGCCTGGCGCTGGAACAGGAAGCCGGCCTGGCGCGCCTGGACACCTACGCCGGTTTCGGCGAACGCATGCGCGCCACCAGGCGCGCGCTGCAGCGTTTCCTGATCGACGCCAAGGATGAAGGCAAGACCATCGCCGCCTACGGCGCCGCCGCCAAGGGCAATACCCTGCTCAACTATTGCGGCATCGGCGCCGACATCATCGACTACGTGGTCGACAGCAATCCCGCCAAGCAAGGCCGGCTCTTGCCCGGCAGCCGCATTCCCGTGCGCGCGCCCGAGGCGGTGTATGAAACGCAACCCGACTACCTCTTGATCCTGCCGTGGAACATCAAGGAAGAATTGATGAGCCAGATGGCCGGCATCCGCGGCTGGGGCGGGCAATTCCTGCTGGCCAACCCGCACATCCACGTGGTGGCCTGA
- the rfbG gene encoding CDP-glucose 4,6-dehydratase, with protein MDALGHAFKGRRVFVTGHTGFKGAWLCLFLARLGARVTGYSLAPSGTPTMFQLAGVSDTLERHHIADVRDQAALTRAMVDAAPELVLHLAAQALVRHSYADPVTTWSTNVMGTVHVLEALRACPGARAALVVTTDKCYENQHWPWGYRENDRLGGHDPYSASKAGAELVAHSYRSSFFAAGGPLIATARAGNVIGGGDWSADRLIPDAVRAMRQGSALPVRSPHATRPWQHVLEPLHGYLLLAARLLGGDTACAGAYNFGPDAADNVSVATLLNGLQEHWPQLAWRLDGEQHAAKEAALLYLDSSKARQELDWQVRWPLAVGIEQTAAWYAAAARDPAGARAFTEQQLEYFCA; from the coding sequence ATGGACGCGCTCGGGCACGCCTTCAAGGGGCGGCGCGTGTTCGTCACCGGCCACACCGGCTTCAAGGGCGCGTGGCTGTGCCTGTTCCTGGCGCGGCTGGGCGCGCGCGTCACCGGCTATTCCCTGGCGCCCTCCGGCACGCCCACCATGTTCCAACTGGCGGGGGTTAGCGACACCCTGGAGCGCCACCACATCGCCGACGTGCGCGACCAGGCCGCATTGACGCGCGCCATGGTCGATGCCGCTCCCGAGCTGGTGCTGCACCTGGCGGCCCAGGCGCTGGTACGCCACAGCTACGCCGATCCGGTGACTACCTGGTCGACCAACGTGATGGGCACCGTGCATGTGCTCGAAGCGCTGCGCGCCTGTCCGGGTGCGCGCGCGGCACTGGTGGTGACCACCGACAAATGCTACGAAAACCAGCACTGGCCGTGGGGCTACCGCGAAAACGACCGCCTCGGCGGGCATGACCCGTACAGCGCCAGCAAGGCCGGCGCCGAACTGGTCGCGCACAGCTACCGCAGCAGCTTTTTTGCCGCTGGCGGCCCGCTGATCGCCACTGCGCGCGCGGGCAACGTCATCGGCGGCGGCGACTGGAGCGCCGACCGCCTGATTCCCGACGCCGTGCGCGCCATGCGGCAGGGCAGCGCGCTGCCGGTGAGGAGTCCCCACGCCACCCGGCCCTGGCAGCACGTGCTCGAACCGCTGCACGGCTACCTGCTGCTGGCCGCCCGTTTGCTGGGCGGCGACACGGCCTGCGCCGGCGCCTACAATTTCGGCCCGGACGCCGCCGACAACGTCTCGGTCGCCACCTTGCTGAACGGCTTGCAGGAACACTGGCCGCAACTGGCCTGGCGCCTCGACGGCGAACAGCATGCGGCCAAGGAAGCCGCCCTGCTCTACCTCGATTCGAGCAAGGCGCGCCAGGAGCTCGACTGGCAAGTGCGCTGGCCGCTGGCCGTTGGCATCGAACAGACGGCCGCCTGGTACGCCGCGGCCGCGCGCGACCCCGCCGGCGCGCGCGCCTTTACTGAACAGCAACTGGAATACTTCTGCGCATGA
- a CDS encoding GNAT family N-acetyltransferase — MSGQALFAAYKQAAGAGADLVIPVGQPVEALLRPIATASARINLNDARLLSEWRNRFVKSFLTEFDSHETRTANWLAGAVARDPGKILFMVDTLDGRSVGHVGLGFIDWDKGYVEADAIVRGGDCRKGLMTLALQALLHWARAGLGLDDAWVRVRSDNPAVAFYQKAGFSEVKRVALASSSADGQVTWVEDPTAGSDAPALVYMRYQAPE, encoded by the coding sequence ATGAGCGGGCAAGCCCTGTTTGCCGCCTACAAGCAGGCGGCCGGCGCCGGGGCCGACCTGGTGATCCCGGTGGGCCAGCCGGTCGAAGCGCTGCTGCGCCCGATCGCCACGGCCAGCGCCCGCATCAATTTGAACGATGCGCGTCTGCTCAGCGAGTGGCGCAACCGCTTCGTCAAATCGTTCCTGACCGAATTCGACTCGCACGAAACGCGCACCGCCAACTGGCTGGCGGGCGCGGTGGCGCGCGATCCCGGCAAGATATTGTTCATGGTCGACACCCTCGACGGCCGCTCGGTCGGCCACGTGGGGCTGGGATTCATCGACTGGGACAAGGGCTATGTGGAGGCTGACGCCATCGTGCGCGGCGGCGACTGCCGCAAGGGCTTGATGACGCTCGCGCTGCAGGCGCTGCTGCACTGGGCGCGCGCAGGTCTCGGGCTGGACGATGCGTGGGTGCGGGTGCGTTCGGACAACCCGGCGGTGGCGTTCTATCAAAAGGCCGGTTTTAGCGAGGTCAAGCGCGTGGCGCTGGCCAGCAGCAGCGCGGACGGCCAGGTCACCTGGGTCGAAGATCCGACGGCAGGCAGCGATGCCCCGGCGCTGGTGTACATGCGCTATCAGGCACCGGAGTAA
- a CDS encoding GGDEF domain-containing protein, translating to MSTTPNPASAQNPADIAREAFRRLATRRIAPTPEAYREIYNEIAGIADTPPARVPEAAPAAPEATAGTGAENVLGDFAAKLSETPGELADFGRRFARAAKARDWDGYARNLTQLVEKHIRKSGGIELSALSAMSDEPDAKILRDLLSRTLSFAVASLLADSPALMAEAEALGAAVKVAGTDEALNDVSVRLKQLCYQIDIKSGDVGEQQELLLRLFKLLLENVSELLDDDSWLRGQIDSVQELIAGPIDQRALEDATRSLKEVIYKQSQLKHSLSDVKLTVKNMMLTFIDRLSSVATTTGDFHEKIGSFSEKISHTDNIAELNVILEEVLRETRLVQTEALKSRDRMVLARQEVQEAEQRIHTLEAKLQHMSELVREDQLTGSLNRRGLDDVFERETARSDRRGTPLCIAMLDLDDFKRLNDTYGHLAGDNALKHLVKIVKETIRSMDVIARFGGEEFLILLPETNVEAASLTMTRLQRDLTKHFFLHDNEKVLITFSAGVALRSPNEDQASLVRRADKAMYQAKQTGKNRVVVAD from the coding sequence ATGTCCACAACGCCGAACCCCGCCAGCGCCCAAAATCCCGCCGATATCGCGCGCGAGGCATTCCGGCGCCTGGCCACGCGCCGCATCGCGCCAACCCCGGAAGCCTACCGCGAGATCTATAACGAGATCGCCGGCATCGCCGACACGCCTCCTGCGCGCGTGCCCGAGGCGGCGCCGGCCGCGCCCGAGGCCACAGCCGGCACGGGCGCCGAAAACGTGCTGGGCGACTTCGCGGCCAAACTGAGCGAGACGCCGGGCGAACTGGCCGACTTCGGGCGCCGCTTCGCGCGCGCGGCCAAGGCGCGCGACTGGGACGGCTATGCGCGCAACCTGACCCAGCTGGTCGAAAAGCACATCCGCAAGAGCGGCGGGATCGAGCTGTCGGCGCTGTCGGCCATGTCGGACGAACCGGACGCCAAGATCCTGCGCGACCTGCTCAGCCGCACCCTGAGTTTCGCGGTTGCCTCGCTGCTGGCCGATTCCCCGGCCCTGATGGCCGAAGCCGAAGCGCTGGGCGCCGCCGTCAAGGTCGCCGGCACCGACGAAGCCCTGAACGATGTCAGCGTGCGCCTCAAGCAGCTGTGTTACCAGATCGACATCAAAAGCGGCGACGTCGGCGAACAGCAGGAATTGCTGCTGCGCCTGTTCAAGCTGCTGCTGGAAAACGTCAGCGAACTGCTCGACGACGACAGCTGGCTGCGCGGCCAGATCGATTCGGTGCAGGAACTCATCGCCGGCCCGATCGACCAGCGCGCGCTGGAAGACGCCACCCGCAGCCTGAAGGAAGTCATCTACAAGCAGAGCCAGCTCAAGCACAGCTTGTCGGACGTCAAGCTGACGGTGAAAAACATGATGCTCACCTTCATCGACCGCTTGAGTTCCGTGGCCACCACGACCGGCGACTTCCACGAAAAGATCGGCTCCTTTTCCGAAAAAATCAGCCACACCGACAATATCGCCGAACTGAACGTGATTCTCGAAGAAGTGCTGCGCGAAACCCGCCTGGTGCAGACCGAAGCGCTCAAGTCGCGCGACCGCATGGTGCTGGCGCGCCAGGAAGTGCAGGAAGCCGAGCAGCGCATCCACACCCTGGAAGCCAAGCTCCAGCACATGAGCGAGCTGGTGCGCGAAGACCAGCTCACGGGTAGCCTGAACCGGCGCGGCCTGGACGATGTATTCGAGCGCGAAACGGCCCGCTCCGACCGCCGCGGCACGCCCCTGTGCATCGCCATGCTCGACCTGGACGACTTCAAGCGCCTCAACGACACCTACGGCCACCTGGCCGGCGACAATGCCCTCAAGCACCTGGTCAAGATTGTCAAGGAAACCATCCGTTCGATGGATGTGATCGCCCGTTTCGGCGGCGAGGAATTCCTGATCCTGCTGCCGGAAACGAACGTGGAAGCCGCGTCGCTCACCATGACGCGCCTGCAGCGCGACCTGACCAAGCATTTTTTCCTGCACGACAACGAGAAAGTGCTGATCACCTTCTCGGCCGGGGTCGCCCTGCGCAGTCCCAACGAAGACCAGGCCAGCCTGGTGCGGCGCGCCGACAAGGCCATGTACCAGGCCAAGCAAACCGGCAAGAACCGCGTCGTGGTGGCCGACTGA
- a CDS encoding tetratricopeptide repeat protein, with amino-acid sequence MKKPASFAPPSPLDIAMEHHRAGRLDQAEALYRKLDGRADALHLLGLLHQQRGRHQEAIDALGRAIDKVPANPACYFALDASCRALNMLPELQASYERLLKLAPDNAEAHLQLGHALRDGGQLPNALGSYLAVLALQPEHAEAYSNLGDTLKLMGNLDEAQVCYARALELRPGFAEVHNNLGELYQQQEQWDLSAAHFEAALEQQPDLAAAHYNLGVTRQAQGMLEEALACYRRALAIDPRLVQPYNNMGIALRELGRLDEAVAAYQAALALAPDFAEALNNFGGALLERQDTEAAIQRFQHAVTVRPDYAEAYCNLGIAYKASYRLEEALICFENAVHLKPGYADPYAMLALTNADLQRHVQALAWCEKTLAMWPDSAAAHFNLGVAFANMNRLGEAVASFEQAILRKPEFADAWNNLGVAYKEQGRYDDAVSCFEQAIALRPGFAEAFNNLGSALKDQGKPDASRLMYEQAIALAPNYAAAHNNLLLSMQYAAGITQEQLFALHLRFAAQFEPGLAAQRMQHAPGVDPAKRLKIGYVSPDFRRHAVAFFIEPILSRHDKSLVEVFCYYSHVIDDEFTARIRADADHWIPCRSMSDQQLAERIHADGIDILVDLAGHTAGNRLLAFARKPAPVQLTYIGYPSTTGLSTMDYRLTDAFAEPPGLSEHFNVETLWRLPEVFCCYAAHANSPAVIDHPPHEDNGYITFGCFNNYAKVSDPTIVLWAAILQQVPEARLMLEILGLDNPGMRDGVEARFAGLGIDPARLILIANDRKNQFVLYNRIDIALDPFPCNGGTTSFDTLWMGVPFVTLAGSNFISRLGVTILHNGGLDELIADDDEAYIRIAAGLALDPARLRQLRSGLRERTRASPLMDMERFTRHLDQAYRGMWEQWCNTSNEGALS; translated from the coding sequence ATGAAAAAACCCGCTTCCTTCGCCCCGCCCTCCCCCCTGGACATCGCCATGGAGCATCACCGGGCGGGACGGCTGGACCAGGCGGAAGCGCTGTACCGCAAACTGGACGGCAGGGCCGACGCCCTCCACCTGCTCGGCCTGCTCCACCAGCAGCGCGGACGCCACCAGGAAGCCATCGATGCCCTGGGGCGCGCGATCGACAAGGTGCCGGCCAACCCGGCCTGTTATTTCGCGCTCGACGCCAGCTGCCGCGCCCTGAACATGCTGCCCGAGCTGCAGGCCAGCTACGAGCGCCTGCTGAAACTGGCGCCGGACAATGCCGAGGCTCACCTGCAGCTCGGCCACGCCCTGCGCGACGGCGGCCAGCTACCCAACGCCCTGGGCAGCTACCTGGCCGTGCTGGCGCTGCAGCCGGAGCACGCCGAGGCGTACAGCAACCTGGGCGACACCTTGAAGCTCATGGGCAACCTGGACGAAGCCCAGGTCTGCTACGCCAGGGCGCTCGAACTGCGCCCCGGCTTTGCCGAAGTGCACAACAACCTGGGCGAGCTGTACCAGCAGCAAGAACAGTGGGACTTGTCGGCCGCGCATTTCGAGGCCGCCCTGGAACAGCAGCCTGACCTGGCCGCGGCCCACTACAACCTCGGCGTCACGCGCCAGGCCCAGGGCATGCTGGAAGAAGCCTTGGCCTGCTACCGGCGCGCACTGGCCATCGACCCGCGCTTGGTCCAGCCGTACAACAACATGGGCATCGCGCTCAGGGAACTGGGCCGCCTGGACGAAGCGGTTGCAGCCTACCAGGCCGCGCTGGCGCTGGCGCCCGACTTTGCCGAAGCGCTCAACAACTTCGGCGGCGCCCTGCTGGAACGGCAGGACACCGAGGCGGCGATCCAGCGCTTCCAGCACGCCGTCACGGTGCGCCCGGACTATGCCGAGGCGTACTGCAACCTCGGCATCGCCTACAAGGCCAGCTACCGGCTCGAAGAAGCGCTGATCTGCTTCGAGAACGCGGTGCACCTGAAACCCGGCTACGCCGACCCGTACGCCATGCTGGCATTGACCAATGCCGACCTGCAGCGCCACGTGCAGGCGCTGGCCTGGTGCGAAAAGACCCTGGCCATGTGGCCCGACAGCGCCGCCGCCCATTTCAACCTGGGCGTGGCATTCGCCAACATGAACCGCCTGGGCGAAGCGGTCGCCTCGTTCGAGCAGGCGATTTTGCGCAAACCCGAGTTTGCCGACGCCTGGAACAACCTCGGCGTGGCCTACAAGGAACAGGGCCGCTACGACGACGCGGTCAGCTGCTTCGAGCAAGCTATCGCCCTGCGCCCCGGCTTTGCCGAAGCCTTCAACAACCTCGGCAGCGCGCTGAAAGACCAGGGCAAGCCCGACGCCTCGCGCCTGATGTACGAGCAAGCCATTGCCCTCGCACCCAACTATGCGGCGGCCCACAACAACCTGCTGCTGTCGATGCAGTACGCGGCCGGCATCACCCAGGAACAATTGTTCGCGCTCCACCTGCGCTTCGCCGCCCAGTTCGAACCCGGCCTGGCGGCCCAGCGCATGCAACACGCGCCCGGCGTTGATCCGGCCAAGCGCCTGAAAATCGGCTATGTGTCGCCCGACTTCCGGCGCCACGCGGTCGCGTTTTTCATCGAACCGATCCTGTCCCGGCACGACAAATCGCTGGTTGAAGTGTTCTGCTACTACAGCCACGTGATCGACGATGAATTCACGGCCCGCATCCGCGCCGATGCCGACCACTGGATCCCGTGCCGCAGCATGTCCGACCAGCAGCTGGCCGAGCGCATCCACGCCGACGGCATCGACATCCTGGTCGACCTTGCCGGCCACACGGCCGGCAACCGCCTGCTGGCGTTCGCGCGCAAACCGGCGCCGGTGCAGCTGACCTACATCGGCTACCCGTCCACCACCGGCTTGAGCACGATGGATTACCGCCTGACCGACGCCTTCGCCGAGCCGCCGGGCCTGAGCGAACACTTCAATGTCGAAACCCTGTGGCGCCTGCCGGAAGTGTTTTGCTGCTACGCCGCGCACGCCAACAGCCCGGCCGTGATCGACCATCCGCCGCACGAAGACAATGGCTACATCACCTTTGGCTGCTTCAACAATTACGCCAAGGTGAGCGACCCGACCATCGTGCTGTGGGCCGCGATCTTGCAGCAGGTGCCGGAAGCGCGCCTGATGCTGGAAATCCTTGGCCTGGACAACCCCGGCATGCGCGACGGCGTGGAGGCGCGGTTCGCGGGCCTGGGCATCGACCCGGCGCGCCTGATCCTGATCGCCAACGACCGCAAGAACCAGTTCGTGCTCTACAACCGGATCGACATCGCGCTCGACCCCTTCCCCTGCAACGGCGGCACCACCAGCTTCGATACCCTGTGGATGGGCGTGCCCTTCGTCACCCTGGCCGGCAGCAATTTCATCTCGCGCCTGGGCGTGACGATCCTGCACAACGGCGGCCTCGACGAACTCATTGCCGACGACGACGAGGCGTATATCCGCATCGCCGCCGGACTTGCGCTCGACCCGGCCCGCCTGCGCCAGTTGCGCAGCGGCCTGCGCGAGCGCACCCGCGCCAGCCCGCTGATGGACATGGAGCGCTTCACGCGCCACCTGGACCAGGCCTACCGCGGCATGTGGGAACAATGGTGCAACACCAGCAATGAAGGAGCGCTGTCATGA